Part of the Nitrospirota bacterium genome is shown below.
TACTGTATATGGACTGACTGCGCCAAGAAAGACAGAAGGGATAAAGAAAAGAAGCATGGAGGCCAATAGGGGGCTGAGCCTGAGTCCAAGGTCTTTCATGAAAACCCAGTCGGAAACAGGTGCGCCGTACAGCGGGAACGTCACGAGAAGGACTGCGGGGGCAATGATGATCAGCCCGAGCTTTTTTGCCGATGGATTGACATCCGCGACTTTCCCGCCGAGATAGTAACCTGCCGAGAGCCCTCCCAGAAACACGCTGATAAGGCTTCCCCACACAAAGACAGAATTGCCGAAATTCGGTGCAAGAACCCTGCTGCCCAGAATCTCGAACGACATTACCACCGCCCCGCAGATGAAGACAATTGCCCTGATCATAGACTTTCTCCTTTCCGGCTGATTACTTCACTTCCATGTGCTGGTAGATGTTTACCGGCGCAAAGTCGTCTGTCAGGAGTTCAGACTTTTTCGCGTATTCTGATGCATACGCATAGGAGGCACTGATCTCAGGGAGACTGAAGTCGAATTTCCGGTAGGACTGGATTTTTTTTGCGTTCGCTGCGACAGCTTCTTCGGTTTTTCCCGTTTTGTTTCTGGTCGCGACAAAAATGAAATTTTTCGATCTTTTCCCCTTGAATATATAGAGGTGGGGGAATGCTTCGGTATAGGTTCTGATCATCGAGTAGAAGAACTTGTTCTTGGTCGGTGAGACAATATTGGATACGACCACTCCCCCGTCCTTCAGGCTCCTGCTGACCTCCCTGAGGAATTCCACGGTTGTGAGGTGGAAAGGGATAAAATCAGTCTGATAGGCATCGAGAAAAATGATGTCGTATTTCTTTTTTGCCCTTTTGATGAACATCCTTCCGTCCGCGATATGCACCCGCATCGCATTTGTCTCCCGGAAGTGAAAGAATCTTTTTGCGACATCAGCGATATCTGGATCGATCTCGACCACATCAGCAGTGACGGCAGGGTAAAACCTGTTGAAGTACCGCGGCATTGCGCCGGCGCCGAGACCGATGAAAAGGGCGTCTGCCGGCTCTTTATCGAGAAAGGCAAGACCGATAAACGCCATCTGTGTGTATTCAAAGAGCAGCTTGTCAGGGGTATCCACATGCATCCCTCCCTGCATATAACTCCTCTTGTTGTTGAAGATATACCGTTCTTTCTTCTCCAGGTCCTCTATCACCGCGATGTACTGGTAGAGGGACTCTTTCTCATAAAGTTTTTTTTGCGCACTGCTTTCGGCCTGGACAGCCGGGGGCAACGCAAGCAAAAGGAACATCATGAATATGTGTGTGCGTATTTTCATATTGCTTTTCCTATTATATCTATTATAAATCCTCTCACGATGAAAAACCGAGCACCTGCTTGGCAGCACGTTTGCCTTCCCGTATTGCCCCGGCCCAGTGCTGGTGTCCGTTCAGCTCTGCATGGCAGAAGGCAAGGCGTCCGAATCCTCTTTTGAGCAGAAGACGCGGCGCTTCCCTGCCCTGCGTTCCGAAATAGAACCCGGGCTGGGGGTTGACATATGCATGTCCCCAGCGGTTCAGGATAATCCCTGCGATGTCTTTACGGGGGTCAAAACCTGATGCACTGAAAAGATGCGCCATCTGTTCACGTATCATCAGCTCATACTCGGCATAACTTGTGGAGAGCAGTTCCCTACGCCCCCTCACCCCCTGTTCCCTGATATGAAGACCGGGATAATAAAAAGGTACATAGAAGGTCAGAATCACCGGTTTGCCCGGATCAAGGGGAGGCTGGTAATCTCCCATGGTCATGGGCTGACGCAGATTGCAGGAGAACCCGAACCCTTCAAACCACCTGCATGCAGTAACCCCGAGCTTTTCCAGAAAGCGCCAGTTTTTCAGGCCGATATTCACGACGAGGAAGGGTGAATGATAAAAGGACGAAAGGGCATGACGGTAATCCTCCGGAAGGTCCCGAAGAAACCGTTTCGCTACCCAGCTCCCTGCAGCCACAATAACGTGCTTTGCCTTCAGTCTGAACATTGTATTGTTTTTAACATATGCTACGGAAACGTATTCGGATTGTTCAGGATGTGAATCGTGCTGCACCCCCACGACGGTCGATTTCAGCCGGATCTGTACTGGAGTTCCTTTCTGCTCAAGGGCGCTAAACCGGAAGGGGTTATTCAGGATGTCTTCAAAGACATCCTCTCCCTGAATTGCCTCGGGGAGCATCCGTTTAATGAAATACCGGACGAATCCGTCGGTACCTCCGGGAAAGGAATGCCATTCGCGCTGATATCGCCGTTCCCTGCCGGTAAAAGAGGTGAACCCGGGCAGTGCTACCTGGTACGCACCATATGCGGATATTGCATCACACCCGAGACCCATGCTGCTTGCGAGCACAGGGTCTGCAAATCCCGTAACGGCAGAATTCAGCTTCAGGACATTTTCGAGAAATTCCTTGTAGGTCATCGTATCAAACCAGTTCTCATGTCTGTTCTCCCTGTCCCCCTTGCCCATATCATTTTTCCAGAACAACAGGTCACGTTTTGCCTCATCGGAGAACGGAGTTCCCTTCATCTTCTGATTCCAGATATCAGTAAGCCAGAAAGAACTTCCTTTCCGTGAATCCTGAAAAAAGTGCCCGGTGTGCGCTGCGAGGTCTTTCCAGAACATGAACCCGAAATTGGTCTGGTCGAACTGCAATTGTGCGGATGCAGAGGCGGGGTTCTGATATCGAAAGGACCGGGGCATTCCCAGTTCCGAAAAGATATCGTCAATCACGGAGAAAGAATTTGCTCCCTGGGGGCTGATCATCCGGTAGCCGGCAACAGAGAATTCGTTTCTTTTGGATACCCCGCCAAACACAGGGTGGTTATCGAGGATGATGCAGCTCCGTTTTTTCCGGGTTGCATTCATAAACGAGAATGCTGCGGCTAGGCCGCTCATTCCCGCGCCGATAATCGCAAGATCAAAGAATTCGCCTGTGTCGCGCGCATCGGAAGAATGCCGGTGATATTTTCCGTCTCTCAGGTTATGGCCCGCATTGACTATTTCCTCGGTATTGCCATGTGACTCCGCATAGTCGCCGATGCCACCGTATCCGTCCCATGAGCCGGATGCTGCGAACGAAAGAGGAATCCTGAAATCGAGCAGTACCGCACCCGTCCCGATCAGGAGACCGTTCAGGAAATCCCTGCGGGTTACTTGCTGATACAGGCCAAGGTGCCGTTTCTTCTTTTCAGAGACAGGTTTTTTGTTCTCTCTGTCCATGTTCTGTTCCGGTACATGCTGCATTCGGCGAGAAGAAAGGTCTCAGTGACATTCCCCCGGAGGTTCAACGCTGCTGACTGCCACCGAGGAGAAAGGGCTCAAGGACTGAGGTGTCGAGCTTTCTTATCTCGAAGTATTCCTTTTCAAGCGTTTCGATATGAAATCTGTCGAGCCCGCTGTTTCCAAGGAAGTCTTCCCGCAGGGGGAAATCCCTGCGCTCTATAATCAGGGGCAACAAATGATTAAGATAAAACGACTCTTTTCTGAGGTCCAGGAACACCTTATCGAACAGCTTCTTCGGAACCTTACCGGTGAAATGCTTTTCCGAGAGCTCTCTTTCTATGTCTTCCCATATCTTATCACGCCCTTTTTTCGTCTCAAGACCCGGGAAAAAACTCCTCATTCTTTCTTTCAGCGCGGTATAGACCGAACGATAGAGCTTTTCCTCATCAGCGACGGTTTTGAACTCGGCAATCACATCCTTGAGTGAGGCGTCGCCAGCAGATATCTTTTTTATTCCCTTTGTGATCGCAATGATCTTTTTCCTGCCGAATGCGGTGATATATTTGTTGCTGAGGATTTCCTTCATGAACACCTCCTCGAACAATTTCGGGTCCAGCTGATCGAACTCCCTTTTATTCCCTATAAGGCTCCGCAGGAAATCTTCCGTGAGGTTCACGTTTTCGATGAACGCTATCTGGCTGAACAAATTGGCAACGTTGTCGTATCTGTCAAAATAGGTGGCGATGTTCGTGAATTCCTCGAAAAGATCGAAATCTTTCGTTTCGCGCGCAATCTCGTCGCATGCCCTGACAGTATCAAGGAGAATCTGTTCAAAACCCTTGTCTCCTGCTGCATCAGCCGCCTGCTTCGCACGAAGCAGTTTTATGACATCCTCATTGATGATATGCCTTTTCAGGGAAAGGTCCCTGAAGAAAAGACTCTGCAGGATTATCCGTGTTTCCCTGAGATATTCGGGTTCTTCTATCTCCTGGATTTTTTTCCCCTTCAGAAGAAGCTCATCGAGGGTTTCGAACAGTACGCTCGGGATATTGTTCCTGATCCCAAGGGTGCGCAGCCTCCTGAGACGGGCGGAGTCGACCTGCGGAAGGGTGTCTTTCGCAATGCCGTTGAGGAGGATATCCCGGTATTCATCAACCACCTGTTTGTTGTCAGTATGCCGGTACATAATGTCTATTTTCATTCTTTCCTGCTGATACCGGTCGATGTCAAGTTGGAGCACAAGGTCTTCGAGGTAGAGTTCCTCTCCGGCAGTCAATGCCCTTTCCCTGAGATAAAACTCTGAGAAGGATCTGTAGAACTGCATATTCGCCCTGTGTACCAGCTTGAAGATGAATACGGTTGCATTTTTGTTTTTCAGTTCCGAGAGGAACCCGTCGAGGAGTTCCGTATCGCGGTCTTCAGCGATGAGGACCGTCCTCTTCAGGAACTTGCCGACCAAACCAAGGATCTGTTTCTGCCTTTTCCTGAAATCCCCGGTGAAATCCGACGAAACAAAAAAATAATAATTTTTTGCTGCATGCCCCTGCAGGAAGAGACGGTAGAAGGATTCCTTTCCTTCGGTATCATTAGTGAACACAACCCTTTCATGTTCATCGAGAAATGCACCGAACATGATCAGCCTGTTTGCAATCGTCCGCTTCATCAGATCCTTTACAGGCTTCTCGACGCCGAACATGTATTCGCAGAAACTTCCTCCGGTTCCTTTGTAATGGATTCCCTCGTCCGAAAGGGTAAACTCGTTGCCTCTCGAAAAAAACCTGATGCCCGACGGCGTCTCATCATAGAAATAGGTATTGAACGCCGTGGCTCCGCTGACCAGCGCAAAATATTCAACAGGACCGATGCTGCCATGTAATCTGAGATCACGTATCATGGGAAAAATATATCACAGGAATTACGCATTATTCCATTAAACCAGCCTTTTGATGAAAAAATCATGATGTTTCTGCACATGTTCCATGACCTTATTATCCTGAAAGCGCATCAGCGTCTGTTCTTCCCCGGGAGAGATTCATCAGGTCGGTGAATATCTCCTGAATGCTCTGATATCTGTCTTCCCTCACTTTTTTCAGGCATTTCAGCACAATGTCATCGAGCCATTCCGGCACGTCATCAAGAATATCAATGACCCTTACAGCGCCCAGCCCCTCCAGGTTTCCTGTCATTATTTCGAACAGGATGACGCCTGCAGAATAAATGTCGGCTCTTTCGTCAGGAACAAGTTCTTTTGTGATTTCAGGCGGCGCATAGGCGGAAGGCTGCGTTCTTTTCAGAAAGGAGACATTGTTCTGTGCGTCAATAATGATGTTGTCAGGGCTCAGGAGACCCGGAGGCCAGCCGTTGCGATATGCCTGCTGAAGACCTTTGAGCACCTGGACCCAGAGTTTGAGGCTGTATTTTGGTTCTGTTCTTCCGCTTTTGATTATGCTTCTTACCGTTGTCATTCCTTCGGGAACAGGCTCTTCCCCGGGTTTCGATGAAAGGGAGACAAGCCGTTCTCTGACATCTCTGAAGGATGGATCCGCCCTGTCGATATCGCGATACACAGCCGCCGCTTTCTGCACATCCCCGGTCTCCTCAAGCATACCTGCATAAGTATAAAAATCCTCCATGGTTGCGGTATCCGGTTTTTTGTCATACAGGGAAAACCCGAACATTTCTGCAGCTTCTTTCAGCATCCCCTCGTCTTTCAGCAGCAGCGCAGCTTTTTTATATTCTCCTGCTTCCCGGTATGCCTTCACCGCATAGATCATTTTCCCTGCTCCCTTCATTACTTTCGCCACATCAATCTTTTTCCCGGCCCTGTCATACAGGGCTGCTGCCTCATCAAATTCTCCTTCAAGAATTGCGACTTCTGCTGCGTTTTCAAGACTGCCTGCCTTTATGTACATCTCTTTTGCCTTTTCCGTCATTCCCAGAAGGTCATACAGCATGGCTGCACGGTCGTAATCATGTCCTTTCTCATAGAGGGAAGCTGCCTTACGCGTATCCTTCAATTTGTTTTCATATACCACTGCAGCAGATACAAAATTCCCTTCATTTTCGAATTTGCGGGCTTCCTTCGCATAGTCCTCTTTGAGAGTGCTCTTGAGTTTTTTCCCTATGGTGTGGGAATAGACAGATTTCAGGATGAAGAAAAAGATGACCACGACGGGAATAATGATGAGAAGAAATATCGCAGAAAGTCCCTTTGTCGCTGCTTCAGATGAACCTTTTCCGAAGACAGTCTCTCTCACAAAGGGCGAGCCCAGAAGCAGAATCAGTTCATAAACAGGTAATGTGGTGATATGCACCTCCAGGCTGACTGTCCTTGTTGTATCTTATCATAAACCTCTCTGAAAACCGAAAGAAATGTGCCCTGCAGAATGCGCTACCCGTGTGTTTTTCAGAGATTGCCTGCCCGATTGCATGGAGGGCAGCAGCATCCTCATGTGCTGCAAGGCGGCGGTGTTGCCTTGAACGGAAACAATCGGCTGTATTGATGTAAGGGGGTATTTCCGTTATGATATTTTCATGAAGAAGATTTGCAGCATTATTCTATGTGTCCTGATTTTCTTGCCTGCCTATGCCGGCGAATCAGGCAGGGCATCCCTGAAAAAAGGCAAATCGCTGCTTGACAGCAGAGAGTTTCAAAAAGCAATCAGCAGCCTTTCTGAAGCGGAAAAGGACTATCCACTGCTGGGGGATTTCGCGCTCTTCTGGCTCTCAGAGGCCTATCATGAATCAGGAAAACACCGGGAAGCCCTGAATGCCGCAAGAAGCCTGCTGAAGGGATATCCGGAATCGTCATTGGTCAGAAAAGCCCGTATTGCGGAGATTACGGAGGCTCAGGAGACCGGTGAGGAAAACCTCGAAAAATTGTTCGCATCCTATGTCGGTGACTATCCCCGTGATGCCGAGATGAAATACCTGTTTGCACGATGGCTGAAGCAGCAGGAGAACGAAAAAAAGGCAAAATCCCTGTTCAAGGATCTGTATATCGATGCAGGAGCGTTTTCTGTGCAGGCATTCCATGAATTGCGCCCGGCTGATCTCACGGTGCAGGAGAGGATTCGAAGGGCCGGAAACCTCATCAAATTCATGGAATACGCTCACGCAGAGACCGCACTGAGAACCCTGTTGCATGAAGATGCCGGGGGATTCAGGCAGGAAATCCTCAGAAATCTTGGCCTGAGCCTGTTCAAACAGAAAAAATATCCGGAGGCGGCGGACGTGTACCGGAAGGCCGGAGAGCGGTACTGGGAGATGCGGTCCCGTTACCGTGCAGGAGAAAAAGACACGGTGGAGTCCTCTCTTGAAGAACTCGCAGGGAGTGCGGATTCAAGAATGGCTTCCATCCTTATGGCGGTTGCGTCTGACAGGAGGAGAGAGGGAAAGGCCGGAGAGGCGGTGAGGCTTTTCCAGGACGTAATGACGAAATTCCCTTCGGAGAAGGAAGATGCCCTGTGGGGGATCGGATGGACGTATTTTCTCGCGGGTGAATACCAAAAGGCGACAGATGTGTTCACAAGGCTGTATGAAACCTATAGAGATCCGAAATATCTCTACTGGAAGGCCCGCAGCATCGAGGCGGCGGGGGGAGACGCATCGGCGATGTATCCTGTGGTGGCCCCGAAGGAGCGTTCTTTTTACGGGATCATGTCATACGCGAGAATAAAGAACCGTACCGATCAGCCCGACTCCGGCGAGACCGGAAAGATCATCAGCAGGTCAGGTCCTGTCAAAGTCCAGTCACAGAATTCGAGAAAGATCGACCGGGTCGACGCACTGCTTGATATGGGGTTTTCGGATGAGGCATTGTCAGAGATGATCCATATATCGGGAAACACGGGCTCTCTTGAAGACATTATCTATATATGTACGAAGCTGCTGGACATGGGGGAGTATAAGCATTCCGTGAGGATGGCGGTAAAAGCCCCCTATATGGAAACGTTGCATCATTTTCTGTATCCCCTTGCCTACTGGAACACGGTTGAGGGGCTGTCGGAAAAATACGGCATCGATCCCCTGCTGGTTCTCTCGGTCGTGAGGGAGGAAAGCAGGTTTGATGCTGAAGCACGGTCTCCTGCCGGAGCGCTCGGACTCATGCAGCTCATGCCTCAGACCGCATACCGGCTGAACAGCAGCCTGAAGCTTGGGATGACCGGTCCGCGTGAGATCATGAATGTGAAAAAAAATCTGCATGCAGGCATCTTTTATCTGAGTCGTTTGGTCAAGGAATTCGATTCTTATGCA
Proteins encoded:
- a CDS encoding fused MFS/spermidine synthase, with translation MIRAIVFICGAVVMSFEILGSRVLAPNFGNSVFVWGSLISVFLGGLSAGYYLGGKVADVNPSAKKLGLIIIAPAVLLVTFPLYGAPVSDWVFMKDLGLRLSPLLASMLLFFIPSVFLGAVSPYTVKLLICSLHTSGRTVGTLYALSTLGSIVGTLLTSFYLITIAGVKFLIMAQGVLLILISIPLLFMKLQCKREE
- a CDS encoding fused MFS/spermidine synthase, yielding MKIRTHIFMMFLLLALPPAVQAESSAQKKLYEKESLYQYIAVIEDLEKKERYIFNNKRSYMQGGMHVDTPDKLLFEYTQMAFIGLAFLDKEPADALFIGLGAGAMPRYFNRFYPAVTADVVEIDPDIADVAKRFFHFRETNAMRVHIADGRMFIKRAKKKYDIIFLDAYQTDFIPFHLTTVEFLREVSRSLKDGGVVVSNIVSPTKNKFFYSMIRTYTEAFPHLYIFKGKRSKNFIFVATRNKTGKTEEAVAANAKKIQSYRKFDFSLPEISASYAYASEYAKKSELLTDDFAPVNIYQHMEVK
- a CDS encoding FAD-dependent oxidoreductase — its product is MDRENKKPVSEKKKRHLGLYQQVTRRDFLNGLLIGTGAVLLDFRIPLSFAASGSWDGYGGIGDYAESHGNTEEIVNAGHNLRDGKYHRHSSDARDTGEFFDLAIIGAGMSGLAAAFSFMNATRKKRSCIILDNHPVFGGVSKRNEFSVAGYRMISPQGANSFSVIDDIFSELGMPRSFRYQNPASASAQLQFDQTNFGFMFWKDLAAHTGHFFQDSRKGSSFWLTDIWNQKMKGTPFSDEAKRDLLFWKNDMGKGDRENRHENWFDTMTYKEFLENVLKLNSAVTGFADPVLASSMGLGCDAISAYGAYQVALPGFTSFTGRERRYQREWHSFPGGTDGFVRYFIKRMLPEAIQGEDVFEDILNNPFRFSALEQKGTPVQIRLKSTVVGVQHDSHPEQSEYVSVAYVKNNTMFRLKAKHVIVAAGSWVAKRFLRDLPEDYRHALSSFYHSPFLVVNIGLKNWRFLEKLGVTACRWFEGFGFSCNLRQPMTMGDYQPPLDPGKPVILTFYVPFYYPGLHIREQGVRGRRELLSTSYAEYELMIREQMAHLFSASGFDPRKDIAGIILNRWGHAYVNPQPGFYFGTQGREAPRLLLKRGFGRLAFCHAELNGHQHWAGAIREGKRAAKQVLGFSS
- a CDS encoding TIGR04442 family protein gives rise to the protein MIRDLRLHGSIGPVEYFALVSGATAFNTYFYDETPSGIRFFSRGNEFTLSDEGIHYKGTGGSFCEYMFGVEKPVKDLMKRTIANRLIMFGAFLDEHERVVFTNDTEGKESFYRLFLQGHAAKNYYFFVSSDFTGDFRKRQKQILGLVGKFLKRTVLIAEDRDTELLDGFLSELKNKNATVFIFKLVHRANMQFYRSFSEFYLRERALTAGEELYLEDLVLQLDIDRYQQERMKIDIMYRHTDNKQVVDEYRDILLNGIAKDTLPQVDSARLRRLRTLGIRNNIPSVLFETLDELLLKGKKIQEIEEPEYLRETRIILQSLFFRDLSLKRHIINEDVIKLLRAKQAADAAGDKGFEQILLDTVRACDEIARETKDFDLFEEFTNIATYFDRYDNVANLFSQIAFIENVNLTEDFLRSLIGNKREFDQLDPKLFEEVFMKEILSNKYITAFGRKKIIAITKGIKKISAGDASLKDVIAEFKTVADEEKLYRSVYTALKERMRSFFPGLETKKGRDKIWEDIERELSEKHFTGKVPKKLFDKVFLDLRKESFYLNHLLPLIIERRDFPLREDFLGNSGLDRFHIETLEKEYFEIRKLDTSVLEPFLLGGSQQR
- a CDS encoding transglycosylase SLT domain-containing protein, with the protein product MKKICSIILCVLIFLPAYAGESGRASLKKGKSLLDSREFQKAISSLSEAEKDYPLLGDFALFWLSEAYHESGKHREALNAARSLLKGYPESSLVRKARIAEITEAQETGEENLEKLFASYVGDYPRDAEMKYLFARWLKQQENEKKAKSLFKDLYIDAGAFSVQAFHELRPADLTVQERIRRAGNLIKFMEYAHAETALRTLLHEDAGGFRQEILRNLGLSLFKQKKYPEAADVYRKAGERYWEMRSRYRAGEKDTVESSLEELAGSADSRMASILMAVASDRRREGKAGEAVRLFQDVMTKFPSEKEDALWGIGWTYFLAGEYQKATDVFTRLYETYRDPKYLYWKARSIEAAGGDASAMYPVVAPKERSFYGIMSYARIKNRTDQPDSGETGKIISRSGPVKVQSQNSRKIDRVDALLDMGFSDEALSEMIHISGNTGSLEDIIYICTKLLDMGEYKHSVRMAVKAPYMETLHHFLYPLAYWNTVEGLSEKYGIDPLLVLSVVREESRFDAEARSPAGALGLMQLMPQTAYRLNSSLKLGMTGPREIMNVKKNLHAGIFYLSRLVKEFDSYAYAIAAYNAGEEAVRRWRKTGNYTSTDEFIEDIPYGETRNYVKRVLATFFEYKRAYPESGGTLAIPVGKL